A genomic region of Bernardetia sp. ABR2-2B contains the following coding sequences:
- a CDS encoding cbb3-type cytochrome c oxidase subunit I, translating to MADTTHQASGQDVLHYDVDNHGFVHEEHHDDHEHHGNFITNYIFSTDHKVIAKQFLFTAIFWAMIGVGMSVIFRLQLGFPDADLSFLKPILGKWIDATGKLDKEFYLALVTMHGTIMVFFVLTAGLSGTFSNYLIPLQIGARDMASGFMNMLSYWFFAVAGLVMFYSLFIETGPASGGWVIYPPLSALPQAMPGSGLGMTLWLSSMALFIISTLLGGINYISTVINMRTRGMSFNRMPLTIWAFFITAIIGLLSFPVLFSAALLLIFDRSFGTSFFLSDIYIGGEALPNQGGSAILFQHLFWFLGHPEVYIVLLPALGISSEVIATNSRKPIFGYHAMILSIIGIAVLSFIVWAHHMFVTGMDPFLGTIFMFLTLIIAVPSAVKAFNYITTLWKGNLVFTPAMLFSIGLVSLFIVGGLTGIHLASAAIDIQLHDTYFVVAHFHLVMGSASFFGMLAGIYHWYPKMFGRMMDAKMGYFHFWATFIGVYAIFFPMHFIGVAGFPRRYYSHTAFEPFGLFTDLNMFISTAAILTFLAQFVFVFNFVYSMFKGRLAPANPWKSNTLEWTTPRFPGHGNWVGAIPQVFRWPYDYSKPGAKEDFIPQHIPYSETPESNLPFEEKLATLEKEQKSEGIKVQKEPETPKKEDDSENV from the coding sequence ATGGCTGATACAACGCATCAAGCAAGCGGACAAGATGTTCTACATTACGATGTTGATAATCATGGATTTGTCCATGAAGAGCATCATGACGATCACGAGCATCACGGAAATTTTATTACAAACTATATCTTTTCTACTGACCATAAAGTAATTGCAAAACAGTTTTTGTTTACAGCAATATTTTGGGCAATGATAGGAGTAGGTATGTCAGTAATTTTCCGTCTGCAACTTGGTTTTCCTGACGCAGATTTATCCTTTTTAAAACCAATTTTGGGCAAATGGATAGATGCTACTGGAAAATTAGATAAAGAGTTTTACTTAGCACTTGTGACCATGCACGGTACGATAATGGTTTTCTTTGTACTGACAGCAGGTCTTAGTGGAACATTTAGTAACTATCTTATTCCTTTACAAATCGGAGCTAGAGATATGGCTTCTGGTTTTATGAACATGCTTTCTTACTGGTTCTTTGCAGTAGCAGGTTTAGTGATGTTCTATTCACTATTTATAGAAACTGGTCCTGCATCTGGAGGCTGGGTAATTTATCCACCACTTAGTGCATTGCCACAAGCTATGCCTGGTTCTGGACTAGGAATGACACTTTGGCTATCTAGTATGGCATTGTTTATCATCTCAACGCTATTAGGTGGTATTAATTACATCTCTACTGTAATTAATATGCGTACTCGTGGTATGTCGTTTAACCGTATGCCACTTACTATTTGGGCATTTTTTATTACTGCTATCATTGGTCTTTTATCATTCCCAGTATTGTTCTCAGCAGCATTACTTTTGATTTTTGACCGTAGTTTTGGTACAAGTTTCTTCTTATCTGATATTTATATTGGTGGAGAGGCTCTTCCAAACCAAGGTGGTAGTGCAATTTTGTTCCAACACTTGTTTTGGTTCTTAGGACACCCAGAAGTATATATTGTACTTTTACCTGCCCTTGGAATATCATCAGAGGTAATTGCTACAAATTCAAGAAAACCAATTTTTGGTTATCACGCAATGATTTTGTCTATCATTGGTATTGCAGTTCTTTCATTTATCGTTTGGGCGCACCATATGTTCGTAACAGGTATGGATCCTTTCTTGGGAACTATCTTTATGTTCTTGACACTTATTATTGCAGTTCCTTCGGCAGTAAAAGCATTTAACTATATCACGACACTTTGGAAAGGTAATTTGGTATTTACACCAGCTATGCTTTTCTCTATTGGTTTAGTTTCACTCTTTATTGTTGGTGGTCTTACAGGTATTCACTTAGCAAGTGCAGCAATCGATATTCAATTACATGATACATATTTTGTAGTAGCTCACTTTCACTTAGTAATGGGTTCTGCTTCATTCTTTGGTATGCTTGCTGGTATTTATCACTGGTATCCAAAAATGTTTGGTCGTATGATGGATGCTAAAATGGGCTATTTCCACTTTTGGGCAACGTTCATCGGAGTTTATGCGATATTCTTCCCAATGCACTTTATCGGTGTAGCTGGTTTTCCTCGTCGTTATTATTCACATACTGCATTTGAGCCGTTTGGTTTGTTTACAGATTTGAATATGTTCATTAGTACGGCTGCTATCTTGACATTCCTTGCACAATTTGTATTCGTTTTCAACTTCGTTTACTCTATGTTCAAAGGTCGTTTAGCACCTGCAAATCCTTGGAAATCAAATACATTAGAATGGACAACTCCTCGTTTCCCTGGACATGGTAATTGGGTAGGAGCAATTCCTCAAGTATTCCGTTGGCCTTACGATTATAGTAAGCCAGGTGCTAAAGAAGATTTTATTCCTCAACATATTCCTTATTCTGAAACTCCTGAATCTAATTTGCCTTTTGAAGAAAAATTAGCAACTCTTGAAAAAGAACAAAAATCAGAAGGAATCAAAGTTCAGAAAGAGCCTGAAACACCTAAAAAAGAAGATGATAGCGAAAATGTATAA
- a CDS encoding cytochrome c oxidase subunit II produces MNGLLIAAVGVLFLILMALIYRVFMLVRVAKDVKEPNTRDSRVGMSNKVNSILFIVFFFVLFASIFAYGFSEKVKYILPEASSIHGVEIDFLFWLTTAVVFFVFIVTHILLFFFPYMYRYQEHKRATFIPHNNQLEIAWTIVPAIVLTALVVTGWTVWSDITDPAPEDALAIEVMGKQFNWQVRYGGKDGKIGKFNYMKTDGTNSMGMDFEADESNYDDFMYNELRLPKGRPVLLKIRSRDVLHSVFLPHFRVKMDAVPGMPTQFWFTPTKTAEEVKVELEAKGDPNWDAFEYKLACTEICGGSHFAMFMKVSVLEADEFQKWYDSEEAWAAKNVDYLKEQGIKNIPSNLASK; encoded by the coding sequence ATGAACGGATTACTTATTGCTGCCGTCGGCGTTCTGTTCCTTATCTTAATGGCTCTTATTTATCGTGTTTTCATGCTTGTGCGTGTGGCGAAAGATGTTAAAGAACCAAACACTAGAGATAGTAGAGTAGGAATGTCGAATAAAGTGAATTCGATTTTATTTATCGTATTCTTTTTTGTGCTTTTTGCATCTATTTTTGCTTATGGTTTTTCTGAAAAAGTAAAATATATTTTGCCAGAAGCATCATCTATACATGGAGTAGAAATTGATTTTCTATTTTGGCTTACTACTGCCGTTGTGTTTTTTGTTTTCATAGTAACACATATATTATTGTTCTTTTTCCCTTACATGTATCGTTATCAAGAACACAAACGAGCTACTTTTATTCCTCATAATAATCAGTTAGAGATTGCTTGGACTATCGTTCCTGCTATTGTTCTGACTGCTTTAGTTGTTACAGGTTGGACGGTTTGGTCTGACATTACAGACCCTGCTCCAGAAGATGCTTTAGCTATTGAAGTAATGGGGAAACAGTTTAACTGGCAAGTACGTTATGGAGGAAAAGATGGAAAAATTGGTAAATTCAATTATATGAAGACAGACGGAACAAATTCTATGGGAATGGATTTTGAAGCTGATGAGTCTAATTATGATGATTTTATGTATAATGAATTACGTTTACCAAAAGGTCGTCCTGTTCTTTTGAAAATTCGCTCTCGTGATGTATTGCATAGTGTATTTTTACCTCACTTTAGAGTAAAGATGGATGCAGTACCTGGTATGCCGACACAATTTTGGTTTACTCCAACAAAAACAGCTGAAGAAGTAAAAGTTGAGTTAGAGGCAAAGGGTGATCCAAATTGGGATGCTTTTGAATATAAATTAGCTTGTACTGAAATCTGTGGAGGAAGCCACTTTGCGATGTTTATGAAAGTTTCTGTTTTAGAAGCTGATGAATTTCAAAAATGGTATGATTCTGAAGAAGCTTGGGCTGCTAAAAATGTAGATTATTTAAAGGAGCAAGGAATTAAAAATATTCCTTCTAACCTTGCTTCTAAATAA
- a CDS encoding quinol:cytochrome C oxidoreductase, with protein MAAHKDYHFDREALNEQFIFSAKAKRTIFILILIGVVFSGIGIAFMATDSGHHEEAHAAIEMSGNQLSALQQELPENAPTTVGVVDGNEVIHAEEGGHHPYHWTKRIKVNLWINIIFFIGLSVVGVFWVAIQYISMAGWSAGFKRIPEAFAYFLPVGLVLFFATFFWGYHEIFHWTDSQLYALGTPEYDGIIAGKSAFLNKPFFLIGSFVIIGGWFLFHILTRKNSLAEDKATTKEQIRKHYRNMVKLSAAFVVFFGVTSSVAAWWWTLSIDTHWFSTMFGWYHFASWWVAGIAAITLTVVMLREAGYLKFINENHLHDLGKFVFAFSIFWSYIWFSQFLLIYYANIPEETAYYVERLSSPIYRKYILIILLVNFIIPFFGLMTRNAKRKMTILKVICIAVIIGHWFDFYQMITPGTLREHGSFGFLEIGMPFIFVGVFAYIVGAYLAKAPLVAKNHPLLEEAYNHET; from the coding sequence ATGGCTGCACACAAAGATTATCACTTTGACAGAGAAGCACTAAACGAGCAGTTTATCTTCTCAGCAAAAGCAAAACGAACTATATTTATTCTAATTTTAATTGGAGTAGTATTCTCTGGAATTGGAATAGCTTTTATGGCTACTGACTCTGGGCATCACGAAGAAGCACATGCTGCTATCGAAATGAGTGGAAACCAACTTTCTGCTCTTCAGCAGGAACTTCCAGAAAATGCTCCTACTACTGTGGGGGTAGTTGATGGCAACGAAGTTATTCATGCAGAAGAAGGAGGGCATCATCCCTATCACTGGACAAAACGAATAAAGGTAAACCTTTGGATTAATATTATTTTCTTTATTGGTCTTTCTGTAGTTGGAGTTTTTTGGGTAGCTATCCAATATATTTCAATGGCAGGTTGGTCAGCAGGGTTTAAACGTATTCCAGAAGCATTTGCTTATTTCTTGCCTGTTGGTTTGGTATTATTCTTTGCTACTTTCTTTTGGGGATACCACGAGATTTTTCACTGGACAGACTCACAGCTTTATGCATTAGGAACTCCTGAATATGATGGAATCATTGCAGGAAAAAGTGCTTTTCTGAATAAGCCATTTTTCTTAATTGGTTCATTTGTAATTATTGGTGGATGGTTTTTATTTCACATTCTTACTCGTAAGAATTCATTAGCAGAAGATAAAGCAACTACGAAAGAACAAATCAGAAAACATTATCGTAATATGGTAAAATTATCTGCTGCATTCGTAGTATTCTTTGGAGTTACTTCTTCGGTTGCTGCTTGGTGGTGGACACTTTCTATTGATACTCACTGGTTTAGTACAATGTTTGGTTGGTATCACTTTGCAAGTTGGTGGGTAGCTGGTATTGCAGCCATTACACTTACGGTTGTAATGCTTAGAGAAGCAGGTTATTTAAAGTTTATCAATGAAAATCATTTGCACGATTTAGGTAAGTTTGTATTTGCATTTAGTATTTTTTGGTCTTACATTTGGTTTAGTCAGTTCTTGCTTATTTATTACGCAAATATTCCAGAAGAAACGGCTTATTATGTAGAACGTCTTTCTAGTCCAATTTATAGAAAATATATTCTTATCATCTTACTTGTAAACTTCATTATTCCTTTCTTTGGACTTATGACACGTAATGCAAAACGTAAGATGACTATCTTAAAAGTAATCTGTATTGCTGTAATTATCGGACACTGGTTTGATTTTTACCAAATGATTACTCCAGGTACACTTCGTGAGCATGGTTCATTCGGTTTCTTAGAAATTGGAATGCCGTTTATATTCGTTGGTGTATTTGCTTATATAGTAGGAGCATATTTAGCTAAAGCCCCTTTAGTGGCAAAGAACCACCCACTTTTAGAGGAAGCTTACAATCATGAAACTTAG
- a CDS encoding cytochrome c: MKLFNTFTFSTLYTVLGVAMLTLLTSCGAEENYPGVEYAPQMYHSVPYEPLSQVVNNENHWYSRIDDYFNSSPASIYGYYTKEDLEENPKLRDKVTNMLMPPVGTVKRQKYRTEELKNETMFYETHRDSVEYASRTWKNPLPKDDEQVLADGKQLFLTYCAACHGAEGKGDGKVGAVYNGVPNYTAGRYKTLNEGWIYHVITYGKGRMWPVKVQLEPEERWKVVRYVQQLQQGNP; encoded by the coding sequence ATGAAGCTATTTAATACATTTACATTCTCTACTTTATATACAGTCTTAGGAGTTGCAATGCTTACTCTTTTGACTAGTTGTGGAGCAGAAGAAAATTATCCAGGAGTTGAGTATGCACCTCAAATGTATCACTCTGTTCCTTATGAGCCACTTAGTCAAGTAGTGAATAACGAAAATCATTGGTACTCTCGTATTGATGACTATTTCAATAGTTCTCCAGCATCTATTTATGGCTACTATACAAAGGAAGACTTGGAAGAAAATCCTAAGTTGAGAGACAAAGTTACCAATATGCTTATGCCTCCTGTGGGAACAGTAAAACGTCAGAAATACAGAACTGAAGAGTTGAAAAATGAAACTATGTTCTACGAAACTCATAGAGATAGTGTAGAATATGCTTCTAGAACTTGGAAAAATCCTCTACCAAAAGACGATGAACAGGTATTAGCAGATGGAAAGCAACTTTTCTTGACGTATTGTGCAGCTTGTCATGGTGCAGAAGGAAAAGGAGACGGAAAAGTAGGAGCTGTTTACAATGGCGTTCCTAATTATACAGCAGGTCGTTATAAAACACTAAATGAAGGGTGGATTTATCACGTAATTACGTATGGAAAAGGACGTATGTGGCCTGTAAAAGTTCAGCTTGAACCAGAAGAGCGTTGGAAAGTAGTACGTTATGTACAACAATTACAACAAGGAAATCCTTAA
- a CDS encoding DUF3341 domain-containing protein has protein sequence MANNTSNTMEVDKHYILGVYSDEDDLKHGVDHIREKGISIYEVFNPYPVHGLEKNLGYGHSWLPKAAFMFGALGTTAAITMQTGMMGALWPMIIGGKPFIAIPDFVPVTFEMTVLFSAFGMVGSFLVSQDLKPYKVPRIFDRRSTDDKHIVAIDLAKNSLSEAEIKAVLEEAGSEEVNRKDFTEEENNPSFFKYLGDIFKHGVRSTSRPK, from the coding sequence ATGGCAAATAATACATCAAATACAATGGAAGTAGATAAGCACTATATCTTAGGTGTTTATAGTGATGAAGATGACTTAAAACACGGTGTTGATCATATTCGTGAAAAAGGAATTTCTATCTACGAAGTATTTAATCCATATCCAGTTCATGGATTGGAGAAAAATTTAGGTTACGGACATTCTTGGTTGCCAAAAGCAGCATTTATGTTTGGAGCTTTAGGAACTACGGCTGCAATCACAATGCAAACAGGTATGATGGGTGCACTTTGGCCTATGATTATTGGTGGAAAGCCATTTATTGCAATTCCCGATTTTGTTCCTGTTACTTTTGAGATGACTGTTCTTTTTTCTGCCTTTGGTATGGTAGGTTCGTTTTTGGTTTCTCAAGATTTGAAACCTTACAAAGTTCCTCGTATCTTTGACCGTCGTAGTACAGATGATAAACATATTGTAGCTATTGACTTAGCCAAAAATAGTCTTTCAGAAGCAGAAATTAAAGCTGTTTTGGAAGAAGCAGGTTCAGAAGAAGTAAATCGTAAAGATTTTACAGAAGAAGAAAATAATCCGTCTTTCTTCAAATATTTGGGTGATATATTCAAGCATGGTGTTCGTTCTACGAGCCGTCCTAAATAA
- the nrfD gene encoding NrfD/PsrC family molybdoenzyme membrane anchor subunit, producing the protein MQIISDVREPLVTGDKTYHDITKDIAGRVEDNPAPLWWAAFAFALVLLIAGGAFLGDMLWNGIGRWGLNKTVQWAWDITNFVWWVGIGHAGTLISAVLLLFRQKWRTAINRAAEAMTIFAVICAAVWPIVHMGRPWLGAYWVLPLPNTFGSLWVNFNSPLLWDVFAISTYFSVSLVFWFIGLVPDFATIRDRAVTKFGRIFYGALSLGWVGGAKAWVHYEAVALILAGLSTPLVLSVHTIVSMDFATSVIPGWHTTIFPPYFVAGAIFSGFAMVLTLMIITRKVYKLEHYITLEHIELMNIIIMVTGSIVGIAYITELFMAWYSGVPYEQYCFINRSTGDYWWAYWSMMTCNVISPQVFWFKKLRTSIVFTFILSIIVNIGMWFERFVIIVTSLHNDYLPSSWTYFSPTLWDVMCYVFTFGLFFTLFFLFAKFFPVINMAEVKSVLKTSNHHVYKNRETIKDPHDVV; encoded by the coding sequence ATGCAAATAATATCAGATGTACGAGAACCCTTAGTAACTGGTGATAAGACCTATCACGACATTACAAAGGATATTGCAGGAAGAGTAGAAGATAATCCAGCTCCATTATGGTGGGCAGCTTTTGCTTTTGCTTTGGTTCTGCTTATAGCAGGAGGAGCGTTTTTAGGAGATATGCTTTGGAACGGAATCGGTCGTTGGGGACTCAACAAAACCGTACAGTGGGCTTGGGATATTACCAACTTTGTTTGGTGGGTAGGTATTGGTCACGCAGGAACACTTATTTCTGCCGTACTTTTACTTTTTCGTCAAAAATGGCGTACTGCTATTAACCGTGCAGCAGAAGCAATGACAATTTTTGCTGTTATTTGTGCAGCCGTTTGGCCTATTGTTCACATGGGTCGTCCATGGTTAGGAGCTTATTGGGTTTTGCCTTTACCAAATACATTTGGTTCTCTTTGGGTAAACTTTAACTCTCCTCTTCTTTGGGACGTTTTTGCCATCTCAACTTATTTCTCTGTATCACTTGTTTTCTGGTTTATAGGACTTGTACCTGATTTTGCGACTATCCGTGACCGTGCTGTTACGAAGTTTGGTCGTATTTTTTATGGTGCGCTTAGCCTTGGCTGGGTAGGTGGTGCAAAAGCTTGGGTTCATTACGAAGCTGTTGCTTTGATTTTAGCTGGTCTTTCTACACCACTTGTACTTTCTGTACATACGATTGTAAGTATGGACTTTGCAACCTCAGTAATACCAGGGTGGCATACTACGATTTTCCCTCCTTACTTTGTTGCAGGAGCAATTTTCTCAGGTTTTGCGATGGTACTTACTTTAATGATTATTACTCGCAAAGTATATAAATTAGAACACTACATTACTTTAGAGCATATTGAACTGATGAACATTATCATTATGGTAACTGGTTCTATCGTAGGTATTGCTTATATTACAGAATTATTTATGGCTTGGTATTCAGGTGTTCCTTATGAACAATACTGTTTTATCAACCGTTCAACAGGAGATTATTGGTGGGCATATTGGTCAATGATGACGTGTAACGTAATCTCTCCACAAGTATTTTGGTTTAAGAAGCTTCGTACAAGCATCGTATTTACATTTATTCTTTCTATTATTGTAAATATCGGAATGTGGTTTGAGCGTTTCGTAATTATTGTTACATCGCTTCATAATGATTACCTTCCTTCTTCTTGGACATACTTTAGTCCGACACTTTGGGATGTAATGTGTTATGTATTTACTTTTGGTTTGTTCTTTACGCTTTTCTTCTTATTTGCTAAGTTTTTCCCAGTAATAAATATGGCAGAAGTAAAATCAGTATTGAAAACATCTAATCACCACGTTTATAAAAACAGAGAAACCATTAAAGACCCTCATGATGTAGTTTAA
- a CDS encoding TAT-variant-translocated molybdopterin oxidoreductase, which translates to MKLSERIYWKGIEQLKNDPDFIQNAEKEFPQDLKIKDAYGDNTKEEDDDITKSSRRDFLKVMGFSVAAVSLTACEAPVKHAIPYLTAPEEVIPTIPNYYASTFVDGGEASPVVIKTREGRPIFADGNAFSPLSKGKVNARISASVLGLYDNEKAKHPLKDKAKTDWKTVDSEISSKIDSNLRLVSQTVVSPTTQKLINEFCAKTGAKHVSYDPVSVSGMMEANFRSFGRKVVPSYNFDKAELIVSINADFLGFWLSQVEHSVQYAKTRKISENKKTMSRHYQIESVYSNTGASADYRLPISPSQEGAVVAALYKALGGNAGGAFKFENAVLEKNYQQLLKDLKAANGKALVVSGSNDPDVQQLVNAINQKLGSYGKTIDMQNPSYQRKGDDKQMTDFIKDLQGGAGVIFYNCNPVYDHPRGSDIAAALPKAKLSVSTSDRIDATANFCTYLTPDRHYLESWNDAEPKAGHLSLIQPTINPIFDTRQFQDSLMSWAGMEGDYYTYLRSTWKSKGLPMNGMNFENSWKKWLHDGVVMSKSSNASSVMGAATMQSSQDTTLAGLKTEYSETDFVVDTETVEGEELVAGAATANTSITYKDADWSSIDANIKKNYATTVPVQGSEVELVVYPSPVMGTGSMANNPWIQETPDPITKLTWGHAVLVSMQKAAELGFETVEVKTSQAKVTVDGTPYILPVIIQPGMPTNTVAISLGYGHKEDDENNTNNNLGKVSVEAGGANSYKMLSMRDGFIQYTRTSGVTIEAAGDTEKIARTQTHQTYLGRETIIQEAILKDYQDVDNLIAKKYDPKVTMDGKKTEPTDISIWDIDSDGYGSENDPIAKAEENAKDKIKPGTEDNWLVRQRERDEYAADTFEYNLHHWGMVIDLNTCTGCSACLVACSMENNVPVVGKTEVENRREMHWMRIDRYYTSSTKLAPGESPGASDYPKLKAVSENPEVVFQPMMCQHCNNAPCETVCPVAATTHSSEGLNQMTYNRCVGTKYCANNCPYKVRRFNWFKYHNNSEFDYNQNNALGKMVLNPDVTVRSRGVMEKCSLCVQRIQEGKLAAKREERKVRDGEVVTACASACPTSAITFGDLNNRDSEIVKLLEPELDKRAYNVLHEINTRPNVWYLTKVRNQEEAFVPSGVNPQSAEDMVEAAQS; encoded by the coding sequence ATGAAATTAAGTGAACGCATATATTGGAAGGGCATCGAACAACTAAAAAATGACCCTGATTTTATCCAAAACGCTGAAAAAGAATTTCCACAAGACCTTAAAATAAAGGATGCTTATGGAGATAATACTAAGGAAGAAGACGATGATATTACTAAAAGCTCTCGTCGTGATTTCTTAAAAGTGATGGGGTTTAGTGTAGCAGCTGTTTCTCTAACAGCTTGTGAAGCTCCTGTCAAACATGCAATTCCGTACCTTACTGCACCAGAAGAGGTAATTCCTACTATTCCTAATTACTACGCTTCTACTTTTGTAGATGGTGGTGAGGCAAGTCCAGTAGTTATCAAAACTCGTGAAGGTCGTCCTATTTTTGCAGATGGAAACGCATTTTCTCCTCTTTCTAAAGGAAAAGTAAATGCTCGTATTAGTGCCTCTGTTCTAGGATTGTATGATAACGAAAAAGCAAAACACCCATTAAAAGATAAAGCAAAAACAGATTGGAAAACAGTTGATTCTGAAATTTCTTCAAAAATTGATTCTAATCTTCGTTTGGTTAGTCAGACTGTTGTAAGTCCGACAACTCAAAAACTTATAAATGAATTTTGTGCTAAAACTGGAGCAAAGCACGTGTCGTATGACCCTGTTTCTGTTTCGGGTATGATGGAAGCTAACTTCCGTAGCTTTGGAAGAAAAGTAGTTCCTTCTTATAATTTTGATAAAGCAGAGCTTATTGTTTCTATTAATGCAGACTTTTTAGGCTTTTGGCTTTCTCAAGTTGAGCATTCAGTACAATATGCTAAGACTCGTAAGATTTCTGAAAATAAGAAAACGATGTCTCGTCATTATCAAATTGAATCTGTCTATTCAAATACAGGTGCTTCAGCAGATTATCGTTTGCCGATTTCTCCTTCTCAAGAAGGTGCAGTTGTAGCAGCTTTGTACAAAGCACTCGGAGGAAATGCTGGAGGTGCTTTCAAATTTGAAAATGCTGTTTTAGAGAAGAACTATCAACAACTACTCAAAGACCTTAAAGCTGCAAATGGAAAAGCCCTTGTAGTTTCTGGTTCGAATGACCCAGACGTTCAGCAACTTGTCAATGCAATCAATCAGAAATTAGGGAGTTATGGCAAAACGATTGATATGCAAAACCCTTCATATCAGCGCAAAGGCGATGATAAGCAAATGACAGATTTTATAAAAGATTTACAAGGTGGCGCAGGTGTAATTTTCTATAATTGTAACCCTGTTTATGACCACCCAAGAGGAAGTGATATTGCAGCGGCTCTTCCTAAAGCAAAGCTTTCTGTTTCGACTTCTGATAGAATTGATGCGACAGCTAATTTCTGTACATACCTTACTCCAGACCGTCATTATTTAGAATCATGGAATGATGCTGAACCAAAAGCTGGTCATTTAAGTCTTATTCAGCCTACTATCAATCCAATTTTTGATACTCGTCAGTTCCAAGATAGCTTGATGAGCTGGGCAGGAATGGAAGGAGATTATTATACCTATTTACGTTCTACATGGAAATCTAAAGGTCTTCCTATGAACGGAATGAACTTTGAGAATAGTTGGAAAAAGTGGCTTCATGATGGAGTTGTAATGTCTAAAAGCTCTAATGCTTCTTCTGTAATGGGAGCAGCAACAATGCAAAGTAGTCAAGACACTACATTAGCAGGTCTAAAAACAGAATATTCTGAAACTGATTTTGTAGTAGATACTGAAACAGTTGAAGGAGAAGAGTTAGTGGCAGGTGCTGCAACAGCAAATACATCTATTACATATAAAGATGCTGATTGGTCTAGCATAGATGCAAATATCAAAAAGAATTATGCTACTACTGTTCCTGTACAGGGAAGTGAAGTAGAGTTAGTCGTTTATCCTTCTCCTGTAATGGGAACAGGTTCAATGGCAAATAACCCTTGGATTCAAGAAACACCAGACCCAATCACAAAATTGACTTGGGGACATGCTGTCCTTGTTTCTATGCAAAAAGCAGCCGAACTTGGTTTTGAGACTGTAGAAGTGAAAACTTCACAAGCGAAAGTAACAGTTGATGGTACTCCCTACATTTTGCCTGTGATTATTCAACCAGGAATGCCAACCAATACGGTTGCTATTTCTTTAGGTTACGGTCATAAAGAAGATGACGAAAATAACACAAATAATAACTTAGGAAAAGTTTCTGTTGAAGCAGGTGGAGCAAATAGTTACAAAATGCTTTCTATGCGTGATGGGTTTATCCAATATACACGTACAAGTGGTGTAACTATTGAAGCAGCAGGGGATACAGAAAAAATAGCTCGTACTCAAACGCACCAAACATATTTAGGTCGTGAAACGATTATTCAAGAGGCTATCTTGAAAGATTATCAAGATGTTGATAATTTGATAGCTAAAAAGTACGACCCTAAAGTTACAATGGATGGTAAGAAAACCGAGCCTACTGATATTTCAATTTGGGATATTGATAGCGATGGTTATGGTTCTGAAAATGACCCAATAGCTAAAGCAGAAGAGAATGCAAAAGATAAAATAAAACCAGGAACAGAAGATAACTGGCTTGTTCGTCAGCGTGAGCGTGATGAGTATGCAGCAGATACTTTTGAATATAACCTCCATCACTGGGGAATGGTTATCGACTTAAATACTTGTACAGGTTGTTCGGCTTGTTTGGTAGCCTGTAGTATGGAAAACAATGTTCCAGTTGTTGGAAAGACAGAAGTAGAAAATCGTCGTGAGATGCACTGGATGCGTATTGACCGTTATTATACTTCATCAACTAAACTGGCACCAGGTGAAAGCCCAGGAGCTTCTGATTATCCTAAACTAAAAGCTGTTTCTGAAAATCCAGAAGTTGTATTCCAACCAATGATGTGTCAGCATTGTAATAATGCACCTTGTGAAACTGTTTGTCCAGTTGCTGCAACTACGCACAGTTCAGAAGGTCTTAATCAAATGACATATAACCGTTGTGTAGGTACGAAATATTGTGCAAACAACTGTCCTTATAAAGTTCGTCGTTTCAACTGGTTTAAGTATCACAATAACTCAGAATTTGATTACAACCAGAACAATGCATTAGGCAAAATGGTATTGAATCCAGATGTTACTGTTCGTTCTCGTGGTGTAATGGAAAAATGTTCACTTTGTGTACAAAGAATCCAAGAGGGTAAACTAGCTGCAAAACGTGAGGAGCGTAAGGTTCGTGATGGCGAAGTAGTTACTGCTTGTGCTAGTGCATGTCCTACAAGTGCAATCACTTTTGGAGATTTGAATAACCGAGACAGTGAAATTGTGAAGTTATTAGAGCCAGAATTAGACAAACGTGCTTACAACGTTCTACATGAGATTAATACTCGTCCGAATGTTTGGTACTTGACTAAAGTTCGTAACCAAGAAGAAGCATTCGTTCCTTCTGGTGTGAATCCTCAATCAGCTGAGGATATGGTAGAAGCTGCACAGTCATAA